In one Sesamum indicum cultivar Zhongzhi No. 13 linkage group LG12, S_indicum_v1.0, whole genome shotgun sequence genomic region, the following are encoded:
- the LOC105175351 gene encoding protein DETOXIFICATION 40, with product MESAEDNRRLKQPLVENQPPPPVGEEVSSDLEQILTDDGLTFSTRYKKATWVELKLLTRLAAPAIIVYLLNNLLNMSTQIFCGQLGNLELAGSALANNGIQLFVYGVMLGMGSAVETLCGQAYGAHKYEMLGIYLQRSTILLVATGIPLLFLYIFSKPLLLLLGESRDVAAAAALFVYGLIPQIFAYAANFPIQKFLQAQSIVNPSAYIAAGTLVVHVLLTWIAVYKFWWGLFGAALVLSLSWWIIVGAQFVYILMSPKCKKTWTGLSWRAFHGLWDFLKLSSASAVMLCLETWYFQILVLIAGNLPNPAVALDSLAICSTMLSWVFMIAVGFNAAASVRVSNELGAGHPRSAAFSVLVVTASSTIIAIIFAIIIMLLRDKISYMFTGGTVVAEAVSDLAPILAISLVLNGIQPVLSGVAVGCGWQAFVAYVNVGSYYFLGIPLGAVLGFVFKLGAKGIWSGMLGGTALQTIILIWVTVRTDWNKEVEIARGRLNRWEDKKETGMLQNSQSN from the exons ATGGAGTCGGCTGAGGACAACAGGCGGCTAAAACAGCCACTGGTAGAGAATCAGCCACCGCCCCCGGTGGGTGAAGAGGTCAGCTCCGACCTGGAGCAGATCCTCACCGATGACGGGTTGACTTTTTCCACCCGATACAAGAAAGCAACGTGGGTCGAGCTGAAGCTCCTCACCAGACTGGCGGCGCCCGCCATCATAGTCTACTTGCTTAACAATCTCCTCAACATGTCTACGCAGATCTTCTGTGGCCAGCTCGGGAACCTGGAGCTCGCGGGTTCTGCTCTCGCTAATAATGGTATCCAGCTCTTCGTCTATGGAGTCATG CTCGGAATGGGGAGCGCAGTGGAAACCCTATGTGGGCAGGCATACGGTGCTCACAAGTATGAAATGCTTGGGATATATCTGCAGAGATCAACTATCCTTCTGGTGGCCACAGGGATTCCACTCCTGTTTCTATACATATTCTCCAAGCCTCTCTTACTATTGCTTGGCGAATCAAGAGACGTTGCGGCTGCTGCGGCGTTGTTCGTCTACGGCCTAATACCGCAGATTTTTGCGTATGCAGCTAATTTTCCGATACAGAAGTTCTTGCAAGCCCAAAGCATTGTGAATCCGAGCGCATACATAGCAGCAGGCACGTTGGTGGTTCACGTACTTCTTACCTGGATTGCGGTGTATAAGTTTTGGTGGGGACTGTTTGGTGCCGCATTGGTGTTGAGTCTTTCGTGGTGGATAATTGTGGGGGCACAATTTGTGTACATTTTGATGAGTCCAAAGTGCAAGAAAACATGGACAGGATTGAGTTGGAGGGCATTTCATGGGCTGtgggatttcttgaaattgtcTTCTGCCTCTGCTGTGATGCTGTGCCTGGAGACTTGGTATTTCCAGATATTGGTTCTGATTGCTGGCAATCTTCCTAATCCTGCTGTTGCATTGGACTCCCTCGCTATTTG CTCTACAATGCTTTCATGGGTATTCATGATAGCTGTGGGCTTCAATGCAGCAGCAAG TGTAAGGGTTAGCAATGAGCTGGGGGCCGGACATCCCAGATCGGCTGCATTTTCAGTACTGGTCGTAACAGCTTCCTCTACCATCATAGCAATAATCTTTGCCATCATAATAATGTTGCTGCGCGATAAAATAAGTTACATGTTCACCGGTGGTACAGTCGTTGCCGAGGCAGTCTCCGACCTTGCACCTATCTTGGCAATCTCTCTTGTGCTTAATGGCATTCAGCCTGTTCTCTCAG GTGTGGCTGTTGGGTGCGGATGGCAAGCATTTGTGGCATATGTTAATGTTGGAAGTTATTACTTCCTGGGTATTCCATTGGGCGCAGTTCTCGGCTTTGTCTTTAAACTTGGTGCCAAG GGAATATGGTCTGGAATGCTGGGAGGCACAGCTTTGCAGACTATAATCTTGATATGGGTCACTGTCCGAACAGACTGGAATAAGGAG GTGGAGATAGCAAGAGGCAGATTGAACAGATGGGAGGACAAGAAAGAGACGGGCATGCTGCAGAATTCACAGAGCAATTAG